GCACCTCAAGGTCGGCCTTCAGCCAGACCGAGATGGAGCGGGACTTGATCAGGGCGCGGGTCTCGGGGTTCATGAAGGCGCCGCCGCCGGTCGCCAGGACATGCGGCGGATCCTCCAGCAGGCGCGCGATCACCCGGCGCTCACCCTCCCGGAAGGCGGCCTCGCCCAGGTCGGCGAAGATGTCGGGGATGGAGCGGCCGGCCGCGGCCTCGACCTCCGCGTCGGCGTCGCGGAAGGGCAGGTCGAGCGCGCTGGCGAGCCGGCGGCCCACGCTCGATTTCCCAACGCCCATGAGGCCCACGAGGGTGATGGTCCGGGCGCGTAGCTGTGTGTAACGGTCCATGAACGGCGAAGGTCTACACGAGCAGGGCCCCTCGCGCCAACTTCAGGCGTTGAGTTAGGTTGAGGTGGTCATGGATCGAAGGTTCATCGGCATGGCGCTCGGCGCCTTCCTGGTCTCCAGCGCGGCGAGCGCGCAGGAGGTGGCGGTCACGCCCTTGGCCGCGCCGGACCATTTTTCGACGGCCGGCCGCGATACCGGCCTGGGCGCGGACCTTTGGCGCGGAACCTCGCCCAGCATCGCGCGCACGGTGATCGTCCTGTTGGCGACCAAGCCGCTGTCGCCGGCCGGCCGAGGCCTGGCTAGCCGGGTGCTGGCCACCGGCGCAATCGGTCCCGAGGGGCTCGGCCAGGACTCGGGACTGGCTGGCGCGCGGGTCTCGGCCCTGCTGGCCCAGGGCGCCGTGGCCGAGGCCGGCGCCATCCTCGACCGCTCCTCCGGCCTGGATCGCTCGCCGGAACTTGCCCGCGCGGCGGCCGAGGCGGCCTTGCTGGCCGACGCCCCGGACCGGGCCTGCACGATCGCCGCGCAGCTGGCCACCGGCCGCGACGATATCTACTGGCTGCGCCTGCGGGCCTATTGCCAGGAGCGGGCGGGGGAGGCGGGCGCGGCTCAGCTCACCTTCGACCTCGCCCAGAGCCAGGCCCGCGACGCGGCCTATGGCCGGCTGATGGGGGTGAAGCTGGCGGGGGGCGGCGATCCCGGCCCGGCCTCCCTGCGCAACGGCCTCGACTACGCCCTGTCACGCGACCTCTCGCTGAATCTAAGCCAGGCCAAGGCCTCGCCGGCCGTGGCCGCGGCGCTGGAGCGTGGCCAGGCGACCCCTACGCCGGACGATCCCGTCCTGGCCGACGCTTTCAGCCTGACCAAGACTGGCCAGCCGGACGCCGCGACCCTGGCCCGACTGATGGACCGCGCCGCCGTGGCGGACGCTAAAGCACGTCCCAAAGCCCAGAACGCCGCCCTGATCTTCGCCGCCCTCGGCGCGCCCTCCGATCCGAAAGCGCGCGGAGAGCTGGCGACCTATACCGGCGCGGAGGCCAAGGCCTCGCCCTCGCGGATGCTGGCCCTGGACCTGGCGGCCGACCGCAAGCTGGTTGGCGAGACCGCCCTGCTGGCCCTTTGGGTCGCGGCCGACGCCGGGGCGGCCGGGCCGCCCACGGGCGACCGGGTCCGCATCATCCGGGCGCTGAGGATCGTCGGGCTGGATCAGGATGCGCGAGCCTATGCGGCCGAAGGCCTGGCGGCGCAGCGATGAGCGGCGCGGGCTGGGTCGAGGCCTTCCTGGAGATGATGGCGGTCGAGCGGGCCTCGGCCCGCAACACACTCACCGCCTACGGTAAGGACCTTGTCGACGCGCAGGCCTTCCTGAACGCCCGGGGCGGCGACCTGGCCGCCGCCTCGGCAGAGGACATCGAGAGCTATTTCGCCGCGCTCAGCGACCGGGGCCTGTCGCCCGCCACCGCCGCGCGGCGCCGCGCGGCGGTGCGCCAGTTCTACCGCTTCGTGCTGGGCGAGGGCTGGCGCTATGACGACCCCTCCCGGCGAGTGGAGTCCCCCAAGAAGGGCCGGCCCCTGCCCAAGGTGTTGAGCCGCGCGGAGGTGGACGCCATCATCGCCTCGGCCAGCGCCCGGGACGGGACCCAGGGCCTGAGGCTCGGCTGCATGGTGGAGCTGGCCTACGCCTCGGGCCTGCGGATCTCAGAACTGACCGCCCTGCCGCTGGCTGTGCTGGCCCGCGACCCGGCCTATCTGATCGTCAAGGGCAAGGGCGGCAAGGAACGCCTGGCCCCGCTGAACGTCGCGGCGCGCACGGCGGTGAGGGCCTATCTGGAGGTCCGAAAGAGCTTCCTGCCCAAGGGCGACGCCGCCAATCCGTGGCTGTTCCCCTCTCGCGGCAAGGGCGGGCGGTTGACGCCGCGCCGGTTCGCCCAACTCCTGGACGAGGCTGCCGCCGACGCCGGCATCGACCCGGCCCGGGTCAGCCCCCACGTCCTGCGCCACGCCTTCGCCACCCACTTGCTGGAGGGCGGAGCCGATCTGCGCGTGGTCCAGAAGCTCTTGGGCCATGCCGACATCGCGACCACCCAGATCTACACCCATGTGGCCGGCGAGCGTCTCGCCGAGGTGGTCGCCACCAAACATCCGCTGTCCAGGAAGAGCTGAGCCCAACGAAAAGGCCGCCCGCGGGAGCGGACGGCCTCTCGTCTTGTAGCGGGCGGCTAGCCGGTGATGCGGTAACGGCCCTCACGGTCCGGGCAGACCCGGACGTAACGGTATTCATCGCCACTGATCGGCGCCGGCGCCAGGCGGCAGCGCTGACGGCTGTAGTAGCTGTAGTCGTACTGGCCCGAGCGGCGGCCGCGCTCGTAGCGGCTCTCGCGGTACGGGACGGTCTGGTCGTAGCTGTAGTAGTAGCCGGCGTCGTCGCACTTGGCGTTCTCATGGGCCCGGCCGACGCCGGCGCCGATGGCGCCGCCGACCACGGCGCCGAGCACCGCGCCTTCGGTGCGGGCGTTGCGCGCCGCCACGTTGGAGCCGAGCGCCGCGCCGGCCAGGGCGCCGATCAGGCCGCCCGCAATCGTGCTGTTGTTGCTGCGGCGATCGCGGCAGGGATCGGCATAGGCTCCCGACTGCGACCCATCGCGGCCGTAGTCGCCCGCGGTCCAGACCGGCGGCGGACCGTAGCGCCGCTCATAGGCGCCGGCGCCGTTGGTGCGATCATAGCTGCGGCGATCGGCTTCATACTGCTGGAGCTGGCGCTCGTAGGCGTTGCGGTCCGACCACCGCACGGTGCGATAACGGTCGGTCCAATAGGAATCGTCCCAGGCGGGCGCTGGGCCATAGACGCGGACATAGGAGCCTGAGCCATAACGGGCGTCATAGCGGGCGCGTTCGCGCTCATAGGTTTCGCGGCGCTCTTCATAGCTGGCGCGGGCTTGTTCATACTGTTCGCGCCGGTCGGCGTAGTCGGCGCGGTCGTTTTCGTATGTGCGCAGGTCGCGCTGGTACTGCTCGGTCGGTTGGTACTGCTGGCTCGGTTGGTACTGGGCGAACGCCGGCGCGGCCGTGGCCAAGGCGGCGGTCGCGACAAGGGCGATCTTGATGGCTCTCATAGTAGACTCCTGACGTCAGGCGCTGAACACGCCAATTTCTGAAGGGGAGCCTCCCGCCAGCCTCCCGCCGGACGTGGGTTCGGTTCAACCTCGGCATCCAAAACGCTCCTCTAGGGTAGAGGTTGCACGGGCCGCCGAGGGCCAGTCCAAGGCGATGAAACCACAAGCTGCTCGCCGGACTTGTTAGGCTGAAGGTTCCCGCCTAATTTCCGCCCCTTCCGCAGACGGAAGCGAAACAGAAGAATCCTCGAATGGCCGCGCACTACCTCGAGTTCGAGCGCCCTATCGCCGACCTCGAAGCCAAGATCGAGGAGCTCTCGAAACTGTCCGATACCACGGGCTCCGGCTCCCTGGACGGCGAGATCGAGGCCTTGCGCGCCCGCGCGCGCGACATGCGCAAGCAAGCCTATTCCAAGCTGGACGCCTGGCAGAAGACCCAGGTGGCGCGCCACCCCGAGCGGCCGCACTTCGTCGACTATGTCGGCGGGCTGATCGAGGAGTTCGTGGAGCTGCGCGGCGACCGCAAGTTCGCCGACGACCAGGCGCTGATGGGCGGACTCGGTCGCTTCCGCGGCCAGCCGGTGGTGGTCATGGGCCACGAGAAGGGCCGCGACACCGTCACCCGGGTGAAGCACAACTTCGGCTATGCGCGGCCCGAGGGCTACCGCAAGGCGATCCGGCTGATGGAGATGGCCGAGCGGTTCAACCTGCCGGTGATCAGCTTCGTCGACACCCCGGCCGCCTATCCGGGCGTGGGATCGGAGGAGCGCGGCGTGGCCGAGGCTATCGCGCGCTCGACGGAGAAGTGCCTGATGCTCAACGTTCCCATGGTGGCCGTGGTCACCGGCGAGGGCGGATCGGGCGGCGCCCTGGGCATCGCCTGCGGCAACCGCGTGCTGATCCTGGAGCACGCCATTTATTCGGTGATCCCCCCCGAGGGCGCGAACTCGATCCTGTGGCGCGGCTCGCGCACCGCCGAGGAAGCCGCCAAGGCGATGAAAATCACCGCCCAGGACCTGATCGGCATGAAGATCGTCGACCGGATCATCCCCGAACCGCCCGGCGGCGCCCATTCCGACAAGGAAGCGGCCATGAAGGCGGTGGGCGACGCGGTGGCCGAGGAGTTGGAGTTCCTGGCGCCCATGAGTGTCGAGGCCCTGCGCAAGCAGCGCTCCGACCGCTTCTACGCCATCGGACGCTCCGGACTGCAATAGCAAGAACATTGCTCAAACGGCTTGCCTGACGCCCCGGCGCCGGGTTCATTGTCTTCCAAACAGCTGTTTGGGAGAACGTCATGGCCCTTAAGACCCGTTTCACCGAGCTCGTGGGCGTCGAGCATCCGATCGTCCAGGGCGGCATGCAGTGGGTCGGCCGCGCCGAGCTGGTCGCCGCGGTGGCCAATGCCGGCGGCCTGGGCTTCATCACCGCCCTGACCCAGCCCACGCCCGACAAGCTGCGCGAGGAGATCGAGCGCTGCCGCAGTCTGACCAAGAAGCCGTTCGGGGTGAACCTGACCATCCTTCCGGCGATCACACCGCCGCCCTACGCCGAGTACCGGCAGGCGATCATCGACTCAGGCGTGAAGATCGTCGAGACCGCCGGCAACAAGCCGCAGGAACACGTCGACGAGTTCAAGAAGCACGGCATCCTCGTCGTCCATAAGTGCACCTCGGTGCGCCACGGGCTGTCGGCCGAGCGGATGGGCGTGGACGCCATTTCCATCGACGGCTTCGAATGCGCCGGCCACCCCGGCGAGGACGACGTGCCCGGCCTGATCCTGATCCCGGCCGCCGCCGACAAGATCAAGATCCCGATGATCGCCTCGGGCGGCTTCGGCGACGCGCGCGGCCTGGTCGCGGCCCTGGCGCTAGGCGCCGAGGGCATCAACATGGGCACCCGCTTCATGGCGACCAAGGAAAGCCCGATCCACCAGGCGATCAAGGAGCAGATCGTCGCCAACGACGAGCGCGCCACCGACCTGATCTTCCGCACCATGCACAACACCAGCCGGGTGGCGAAGAACGCCATCAGCCAGCAGGTGGTGGCGCTGGAGAGACAAGGCGCCAAGTTCGAGGACGTGCGCGAGCTGGTCGCCGGCACGCGGGGCCGCAGCGTCTACGAGGTCGGCGACAATGACGCCGGCATCTGGTCGGCCGGCCAGATCCAGGGCCTGATCCACGACATCCCGTCGTGCGAAGAGCTGATCCACCGGATCGTCGCGGAGGCCGAGGAGATCATCACCGGCCGCCTGGCGCGGATGGTCGGCCACCGTCAAGCCGTTCCGGCCTGACGCCACGAGTGACGGCGGCGCCCCCAGGCAAGGCCAATGTCTCCCTGATGGTGGAGGCGTTGTACGCCGTCGCGGCCGAGCCCGACCGCTGGGACCAGTTGGTCGAGGCCCTGGGCGGGGCCTCGGCCGACAGCGCCGAGCAGGATCAGATCCAGGCTGAGGCCGCCGCTGGGGGCCTTGTCCCCGTACGCGCCAATCCGGCCGCCGCCAGCCAGGCGGGCGTGGTGCTGATCGGCCCCGGCGGCGGCGCCGTCGCCTGGAACGCCGGGGGCGCGGCGGCCTTCAAGCAGCGGCTGGGCCTGGTCGAGGCCCACGGCCTGAGGTTCTTCAATCCGGCCAACCACGAGGCGCTGGACGCCGCGCGGCGGCGGCTGCGCGAGACCGCCGGCCGCCAGGTAATCGTCAAGTTCACCCAGGCCGACGATG
This genomic stretch from Phenylobacterium sp. LH3H17 harbors:
- a CDS encoding shikimate kinase, coding for MDRYTQLRARTITLVGLMGVGKSSVGRRLASALDLPFRDADAEVEAAAGRSIPDIFADLGEAAFREGERRVIARLLEDPPHVLATGGGAFMNPETRALIKSRSISVWLKADLEVLARRVSRKENRPLLSGKDPLEVLQAQAAARYPFYAEADVVVETGDAAHHVTVDQVIQAMTAHLQDHPR
- a CDS encoding site-specific tyrosine recombinase XerD, whose protein sequence is MSGAGWVEAFLEMMAVERASARNTLTAYGKDLVDAQAFLNARGGDLAAASAEDIESYFAALSDRGLSPATAARRRAAVRQFYRFVLGEGWRYDDPSRRVESPKKGRPLPKVLSRAEVDAIIASASARDGTQGLRLGCMVELAYASGLRISELTALPLAVLARDPAYLIVKGKGGKERLAPLNVAARTAVRAYLEVRKSFLPKGDAANPWLFPSRGKGGRLTPRRFAQLLDEAAADAGIDPARVSPHVLRHAFATHLLEGGADLRVVQKLLGHADIATTQIYTHVAGERLAEVVATKHPLSRKS
- a CDS encoding glycine zipper 2TM domain-containing protein codes for the protein MRAIKIALVATAALATAAPAFAQYQPSQQYQPTEQYQRDLRTYENDRADYADRREQYEQARASYEERRETYERERARYDARYGSGSYVRVYGPAPAWDDSYWTDRYRTVRWSDRNAYERQLQQYEADRRSYDRTNGAGAYERRYGPPPVWTAGDYGRDGSQSGAYADPCRDRRSNNSTIAGGLIGALAGAALGSNVAARNARTEGAVLGAVVGGAIGAGVGRAHENAKCDDAGYYYSYDQTVPYRESRYERGRRSGQYDYSYYSRQRCRLAPAPISGDEYRYVRVCPDREGRYRITG
- a CDS encoding acetyl-CoA carboxylase carboxyltransferase subunit alpha, whose protein sequence is MAAHYLEFERPIADLEAKIEELSKLSDTTGSGSLDGEIEALRARARDMRKQAYSKLDAWQKTQVARHPERPHFVDYVGGLIEEFVELRGDRKFADDQALMGGLGRFRGQPVVVMGHEKGRDTVTRVKHNFGYARPEGYRKAIRLMEMAERFNLPVISFVDTPAAYPGVGSEERGVAEAIARSTEKCLMLNVPMVAVVTGEGGSGGALGIACGNRVLILEHAIYSVIPPEGANSILWRGSRTAEEAAKAMKITAQDLIGMKIVDRIIPEPPGGAHSDKEAAMKAVGDAVAEELEFLAPMSVEALRKQRSDRFYAIGRSGLQ
- a CDS encoding nitronate monooxygenase family protein, with product MALKTRFTELVGVEHPIVQGGMQWVGRAELVAAVANAGGLGFITALTQPTPDKLREEIERCRSLTKKPFGVNLTILPAITPPPYAEYRQAIIDSGVKIVETAGNKPQEHVDEFKKHGILVVHKCTSVRHGLSAERMGVDAISIDGFECAGHPGEDDVPGLILIPAAADKIKIPMIASGGFGDARGLVAALALGAEGINMGTRFMATKESPIHQAIKEQIVANDERATDLIFRTMHNTSRVAKNAISQQVVALERQGAKFEDVRELVAGTRGRSVYEVGDNDAGIWSAGQIQGLIHDIPSCEELIHRIVAEAEEIITGRLARMVGHRQAVPA